The genomic stretch CTCTTTCACGACTTTACTCAGTTTCATGGAGCCGAGTTGACAATAAAATGCTGAAGAAAAGTTGATACAGTGCTATTTCGTGCCCAACGTAAGCACATACCTTCTATGATATCTTCTTGTGGTGCCGTATAAAGAGATTCTCCGAAAGATTGATAGGCATGCGTGTCGTCGGCTACAATGATTTCACTTGGTTTCTTGAGATCGTACCTCATATCCcagtcatcttcatcccagTCGTCACTTGTTTTGACTTGGCGCTTCAGTTGTCTTTGTTGACAGAGGAGAATGGGCGATCTTTTCATCCGTAAAATTGTACCGGGGGTGATAGCCTTCGCGTTGACAGCAAGGTTTCGTAATTCTGACAAAAAGCTACTGAATGTTAGCAAAAATCTTTATGTAAGTGAGTTGCGACTAACTTGACAGGTCCTCCAGATAACTCGTAGAACTCCCGTGGGGAATTCAGCAGAATCTTCGCAACTTCTTCAACACTGGGCTGGCTTCTTGTCCCGCATGCCGTAAGGAATGCATTTGCAGCAGtcccaaaatcaatgaaCACAAAAAGCTTTGAATGAAAACTTTCGCGTCCTTCACTACTTAAATAGCACTGCGAAGGAGGTAACCACCGTACGGTAGAGTCAGAAACATTTTTTCCGCCTGTGATTGGGACAAACGAAGTTGTTGACAAAGTGACTAAATCAGAGTTTTTGAAGTCTGAAAATTTTCAACAACGTTATTCATGTTTCAAAGGGAAAATGGCATACCATTCACCCTTCCAGCCAGTAAGCGGAAGAGTTCCCTAGCTTCCTGATCAGTTCCAGGGGGTTTTGATCGCAGCAATGCCATTAATTGTGAGGCAGGAGGATGATCTTGTATCTTTAATTTGGAGGCATATGACTGATACGAAGGATGTAGCACTAGAAAACCTACTGCTGCCCATTGAGCAGAAAATACCTAATAAATGTTAAATCATACATTCAACTCAATTCTTAAAGTGTGACTCCATACCTCTTGTATCGTTCCTAGGCAAGGTTCAGAACCTTTCAATGCTGGTATGAACCGGATATTCACATAATTCTGTGGATCATAGTCTCTATATCGAGTCTCTAGGTTATCGATGAGATATCTCAATGCCACAGGCCGGATCTGTTGCATTTTGTTATAATTGTGATTACGACGCCAAGACTTCGTAAAATTCTGACCGTAGAATCCTCGCTCGCACATAAATCTATGATTCTGTTCAAGGGAGGGTACCTTTGCAATCCTATGTCAAAGAGAAACCTAGCTGAGGATATATAGTATTAGGGTGATTGTTCATTGTAATGCATTGTTCGTCACCTTCTTCTGAAGAATTCTTCCATTTGAGCTGCTGGCCCCAGTCAATTATAGGCAGTTTTAATGTACGGAAAATGTCGAGGGGCTCGTAGAGTTGACTGGCCGTATATCGCACGCGTTTTCCGTTGTCATGAGAGCCATCGCAGCTTTCCTTAGGAAAGGCCGCTGTTGCTCTTAGCCTTTGATACTCTGTATCGGTTAGCGATCCTTTGACTGACACCAGATACTTGGTGAGATCAGCAATGGTCCACTCATTGGTCTTGATCATTCTAAGTGCACAAAGTTTTTGAAATCTTTTCAGAAACGTGAAAATCAGACCACATACCTATTGAAGATGATTTGCAATTCAACGTGCTTCCGGACTCCAATTTCCTGTAAAACCTTCTCTGCTGTTCCCTTGATAGATGTTCCACCGGGAAATGTCACAATGGGCAAATCGCCGAAAATATTGACATTAGGAAAATAAGCTTCTTGGGGTACGACCATGCCTGCGGAGGTAGGAATACAAGCCTTGAGTCTAAGCGTACGGATAATGTCCATCTTGTATGGCGACGCAAGGCTGGGCCAAACGCGTATGATCAACGATAACACGCGCTCTGCCCATGGAGGAGATGTACTTATGCTGTATTCCGCTGGAAAATCCCCATCGTCACAAATGAACGAAACCCATTGAACAATGGTAAATTCTGTCCAAGGAAAAGAGCTGGCAAGTACTTCTGGCTTGAACAACTTGCTAATAGAGTTTGGCAAAACATTTTCAGGCAATGGGCCATCCATAGGGATATGCGCACATGGGGACCTTGGACTAATAAAGCTCTTGATTGAAGCAAGGGAGATAATTTTGTGTTCCCCTTTCTTGATTTCAAGCGTCAAAACGACCGAGTTTATCAACTGAGTTCGTATAGGTGCAAGCCTGTCTCGATCTTTATCCTGATAGATGCTAATCCACCAATTGAGGCATGCGACAAATTCACTTTCTGGCAATGGTCGTGACTGAAGCTCTTGAAGAACATCCTGGAAGTTTATGGGCTTGATTAAGCCACGAGATTGCAAAGCCGATATCATGATAGGAACACCAGTCACGACAGTATCTGGCAACGTTGGCAATTCTTTGAGAAAAGTTGAAAATGTAGGATCTGGAAGTCGAACGGTGCTAACATCGCGGACACCTTTGCTTGATATGATAGGGAATCGACCATCCGCGGAGCATTCAAAAAAGGCCGATTCCATCAAAGCCGATACATCTGGCGAAGGAGTTGATGGATAAAACATGAAGAATTTCAATGCATGTAGAACCTGATTTGTTGCCCGCAATTGTAGTTCCTGATCGTCAGAAATAGATCCCGTTTTCAAAGTAGCCCAGAGTTTTTGAACAGACGCAAGTTCAAATTCGTATGCAGCTCTTGAGAGAAATCCTCCAATGAATAGTAGTTCCTTATTCCATACTGATTACGTATAAATAAATCAATATAACGATATAGCTACCCAATGAATTTAAAGAGACGTACCTGCAACATGCCGATCCCTGCCAGAAGACAAGACGTTTAGCCAGACATTGCGAAGGATACATTTAATGGCGACTTACATAAAATCTATAGATTCACGTTCAACTGTAGGGATGAATCGTGCTGATATGTGACCTCCAACACCTGTGCTTTGAGCAGTGCTATGTCCCTGGAAACATATTAGTTCAAGTAATAATGAGGAGACTGCGCTGCACATACAATAAATACTCGTGCGGCACCTTGCCTTCAATgacaaatgaaaaagaatTCCGTTGCTATGATTAAAACAAATATAAACATACCCATCTAAATCTGCTCGTAAACCCTGGAATATGCTTCCAGTTGCTTCTGGGTGTttggcttcttcttctaAGCTTGCGTCGTACTCATCTTTGGCTGTCTATGAAAAGTAAATCTCAACAGCTGGTAATAATATTTTGACCAGAATTACAAACATATATCAGTTCAAATTTCATCTTGGTGGGGGGATTTTTCTTCGTTGATCGTTGCAACTCTGCGGAGAGCTTCTTATCGATATGCACTTGGATTGACGCCGAATAAATAGACAGAGAAACGCTAGTTTCACTGATTGCCAAATGATCAATTGATTTCTCAACGGGTGGCAGAGGTGCTGTCGATATACGCTGGGGTGTTGACGTTCCAGATAAAGTACTGAACAATGAAGAGAAAAATCCAGGACTTCCTGTATTCGCTGCTTTGATGGGTTTCGTAGGATTTTGTCGTTTCTTTCCAGTACCAGATGTATAAATCCACTTCATAACTTGTGCCTGTATGAAAAGGGCTGGTAGATGTCTTAGATACTTGAGCATGATTTTTTGCAAAAGGTTAACGTACGAGTACTTTGAATGTCGTCAACAGTCATGATTCCAGATGGTGATTGACTCTTCAGCCCTTTGGGTATGCCCAGACTATGAGGCAATCCCGATGCTTTGTTGAGTTTGACTAGCCTTTTATCGTCATAGTAAACACAGACTTCACGTAAGTGTCCCATGAATGTCAAAGAAGATGCAAGAAAGCGGGTAAAGTCAAAAGCTATTGGCATTGGTGTGGCTTCCCTAAGTGTCATCGTAAAACTCGTCCATTCTCTGGCAGCTGGATCGAGTTCGGATTCAGGAAGTTCACCCCTACGAGCAAATAACTGGGAAACATGATGTAAGACCAAATGGATTCATTGCAGCAGAAACTATGGATACCTGATCCTTTTTGTCTTTCCAGTAAAATCCCATCCATTTATCTAAGGACATTCAGTGAAGGTCTCGGGGGAAATGGGTAAGGCATACTTCCTGAAGTAACAAATGGCTCCTCAGTTACTGAGAACAAGCTGTAGAATCCTAGAAATTAAGAAGTTCGATGACTGAAGCATTACAAGGTCAATATGTGGGCGCACCAACTCCAAATGCGCCAATCTTCTCTTCATCTGGGTTTCCCTCCGCTAAAAACACTAGTAAGAATCAAGAAGAATTGAGGTGCAGAGAAACGAACCTATTTTTTTGAGCCGATTCCAGTCTTCATCTCTGAATATATTTCCATTATTCTTAAATACCCAGTGGTGTACCTACAAAGTGTTAACAATTGTGTCGGAGTGAGGGTACAATGTTCGTAAATACCAGCGAAGTCTTCAGGTCTGGTAGCTGGCCAGGTGAAGAGCTGAGGGAATCATCTGATCGTGGCGTTCCAGATCTATTGTCCACATAGGCTTGTGTTTCGAATCGGATCTCGACAGATTTGGATTGTGCGTCGTCAGAATTCTGCAGCAATTCGCGGAATACGGTAAATTCTCCGGAGTAACGAGCGAGTACTTTGTCGATTAGAGCCCGCTGGTTAACCTCTACTGTCTCGTCATGTCCATTTTCCCACTAAAGCCCAACAAATCCAAAATTGAGCCGACATGATATCAGGATGCATTTCATGCAACACTCACTAATTCATCTTTGGAAAGCACCATAGGAGTCTCCAATTAAATCAAAGAGTGTCGTATAGAAGAGGTGGATGACCGAGTCTTATAGAAGAGTTTTCAAAATGCTAAACAGATTGATAGGTAGAATTTATTGAGAAATGAAGGGTGTAAGCTGTGAGGAAAGCCGCCAGGTTGACAGCCCGCGCTTGTCGTTGCTGAACATGACGCCGGGCCGAAGTAGCCGGAGCGCTGTCTTtactaatactaatagtaTAAAATAAATGTATGGACTATACTTATAAGTAGGCTGCCGTTAGATCCACATCGTGGATTTTGAGAATTTAAGACGGCATGTTAAATGCAACCGATTAACTGTAAGAAATAATGTATATCCCAAGTCCTTGGATCCTGACCTCGCTGATTTTTATACGTAGGTGAGATTGGCGGCATAGTGCATCCTCATCACAATAGAACCAGTATTTATCACTTGCAATGGGGCAATTCGCACAGTTGTAAGCTAATGATGAGCTTCGCATTCGGATTGTCGTTATATTTTCAATGCAATGGGACATGAGGAACTATTATAAGGCCAGGAAAAAACGATGCAATGTGTGTAGATGACGAAAGACGTGGTCAACCAGTCCCACATCAACAAGAAGGAGCGATCAGATGTTATTAGAAAGAAATGTACTAAGGAACTTCCATGGTCCATCGTAAAATGATGCAAAGCTACGTGAAACAATGTATGGTGGGTATAGCAAATGCTTGAATATCGAGAGTCTGAAGGCCCTGAAAGAATAATAATCGAAGTCGGATAGGGGGCAAAATACTATTATATATATCGTCTTTAGAACTTTGCCGATGGATCTAGGGGACCGAGGGGTCCATATTTCTCGCCAGGGGTGTTTCTTGAGGCACCACCACTTCCTGATCGAGGAGGTGCTCTTCGAGGAGGCGATGGTTCATGGGGAAGAGGCGTGTTGGGGGTTGTGGGCGATAATGTGTTTTGCAGTGGAGGTCCTCCTGGAGAGCTCGATCTAGTCAGCGGAGAGTATCCATTGCCACTGAGATTAGCAAGTTGTGTCGTTGAGCCGTCAGTTAGTTGGTACCGGGGAACATAAGTTGAACTTGGGGGCGTTGGCTTGTCGTCGAATCCCATTTCCAACATGGCTTCTAGCTCAGCACCCCCGACCGTCTTCGCAGTTTGCAGGGCCTCGTCTTGGGGTAGAATGAGACCTacaggagggggagggaacTGGGCGTTGTGTTCGTTGTATCCACCAATTTGAGTCCCCCAATGATCATCGTCTGAGGAGTTGAGCGAGAATGTATCGGACCCGTCATACTGACTACGTGTGTCCGGGGCAACAAGGAAATCGCGTTCTGATCCAAAGAAAACGCCTGAAGGGTGCGTTCGTTCGAAATCCTTTCGGCGTCTCTCTTCCCGCTTCAACTTCCTCAATCTGGAACGCTCCCAGTCTTCCCATCGCCGCATTGGCACCTCAGGCCCATTGCCACCACGACCGCCACCACCATGTCCAGTATCTTtgccttcaccttcaacTTTTCTGTAGGTTGAATTTAGTGTCAATTCAGTTATGTAGTGAGAGTGGCTTGCCTTGTTTCACCCCATGAAAAGTCGTCAAAATGCCAAAAGGCATATAGTGGTAAAATGAAATTCCAGACAGGCAAAGCAAGCAAGTAGACTAGCATCCAGAAAACGTAGACCACTTTCCTTGTTGTGATAAGAATGAGAACCGCTGGAAGACCTAAAACAGCGATGAGAAGCATGAGAGGAATAGCTTCTTCGAATGTGTTGGGCGGATTAATAGCCATCGAAATGATCAAGGCATACGTCAGAGCAATGGCAATGGGAAGGACGACAGTCCCGAGTAAGTCCATGAAGACAACAAACTGCATGCTGAAGCAAAATGTCCCGCAAAGGTTCCGTACAAGTACAAGTTCCATAAGATTATGAATAGTTGAGTTGATCCATCGACGTCGCTGAGATAAAAGAATTTTGAAGGTGTCCGGGACAATTGTTCTACATCTTGCCTGAGGCAAAAACATCATTTTCCTGTTTGGAAAAGTCCTGAGAAGAATAGTGGTAAGGAATCGATCCTCTCCTAGCAGCAGTAGGTTCTTCTGATGGAGGGTGGTGACCTCGCTCTGGCTGTACTCCTTGACAATTTCCGGCTTGATGATTAAAGGCACCCAATCATCACCGTTTGTTTTCCTCGCTTTGAGACGAAACATGGAGAAACAACCGGGTAGACAAGAAACACCTCCAAATACGGACTCAAAAGCTTTCGCCAGATGATGGGAAATGAAATATTCAAAAACTTGGATGGCAGTCACCCATGATTGGCGTTTATTGGCTATCCGGGTCTCGCCACAGACACCCATGATCATTTGGTCGTGATGCATACAGTTGACCAGATGTTTAAGCGACGAAGGGAAAACTTTTGTGTCAGCGTCAACCTGAAAGTTAACAATAATGCATTAGCACGGTCATAGTTTCTactcaaaaaaatcaaagtatACCATTAGGCAGACCTCGAAGAAATCCGGTGTAACACCCATTAGGATATGAATCTTACGGAAAAGGTCGAAGTCAAGTGGCGTCATACGATCATTGTAAGTCACGCGCGAGAAAAAGTTCATCAAAATGAGCTGGCTATCCCGTTTACCACGATTGCCTGGTTTCTTGTCAGATACTGATTCAGCATCAGTGCCACATTTGACAACGATGACTGTTGGTGTACGACGCCCAGCAACCGCTAAACGTAGATCAGTCATGATTTTACCCATGCTAAATGAATTTGCTCACTATAATGCCCTGCGTACACCATTGCACGATTTTGAGCCTTGGCTCCTGTGCCGACCGAGGTGTAGGACATTGGCATGGGGTTTCCAAACCTCGGGTCGGCTTCGAGCAAGCCAACACAAATGTCAGGGgtgcttttcttttccccAGCACCAGTGATCATCCCGTCGGCTACCACAAAGAGAAGCTTCCTAGCATCCGAATATGTAGTAGTGGAGATGGAATCGAGAGTAGTTCTCAGAGATTCTTCACCCTCTGAGTAACACGTAACTAGGCAGACTGCAAAGAGTTCGGCTCCAATTTGTGCGAGACTCATAATAGGGGCCGCCGTCGCATCCTGGTTAATGAGAGTGGCACTGGACGAAGAGCTGAGGGCTTGACCGATTTTGTTCGGCTTAACCAACCTCTTCTGTCCAGCAGTCCAAGGAGCAGTCCCATTGGTGTTGTCAACTGATATGTTGGCACCCTCGGGCATAACTGCAGGACTGATGGCTGATCTGTTCAGGTCTTGACTATTAGGTGGCCCTGCCAGACGTTCGGAGAGGAACCAATTGAAGATACACGCCATGACGAAACGAACAAACACAAGGCCGAGAATGACGATTAGGCCGGCATAGAGGAAGAGACTGGAAACGAAACAGCCGGGAGTGACTTTGTCAATGTTGCCTGCGTAATAGCGCTCCTTGATGCAAGGTAGGGCCTTTTTAAGATCAGCTCTGTTGTCAAATAATCTAGTCGCATCCTTGCCACTGTCGCCTGCGCCTGCCCTGAGAATAGTGCGAATTGCGGTGTCAACATTGTCGGATGGAATAGGATTGTTATGAGTGGCGAGATAGGGGGAAAGATTGATGACAGCACCATCCAGAACAAAGTAGCTGCGCAAGGTTGCGACTTGGTCCCACGAATAACCTGCAATAAAGTCAGTCTTGAAGATATTGAGACCAGAGAAAGTAGAGGAGGCATTGATGGGGCCTAGGGGACACGGAGTGATGGTCGAACATGGAGGGTCGACCGCAACCCGAAAGTTGAGACCATGACAAGCTTTAAACTCTGCAGCGTCGCGTTGAAAAAAGGTCGTGGCGTCTTGTCCGGGAAGCTTCTGTGCCATGTCGATCAGATTGACGTCTGCGGGAGACTTTGCCGAAGAGACATTGAATATCGAGCCTCTGATGGCGAGAGTACCATGGGCAAAGGTAGAGTTGTAGCGAATAAACTGGGTAGCGACGGTCTCGGGACAGAGGACCTTCTGGAAGCCAACGGTGATGAAGCCAATAACGCAACAGAGAATGGCAATGATGAAGCAGAGGGCAAATTTTTCTCTCCACGCCTGCCTGACTGCCTTGTCCTTGAGACCACCGACGGAGCTAAGGAGAACGGCGGGGGCCCAAAAGGTGACGACCCTGGAAAAGATGCGCCAAGGAGTGGAGCCATTGTAGTCGTCTGGACTAGATGCAGCTGGATGACCTGGAGAAGTAGGAAGAAGATGGGGAGGATTTATGAGGGGAACTGGGGCGACACCACGCTCTGGCTTGGTGAGAGTCTTTGCGCGACGAATGGTGGCGCCTGTAGAGGGGGGCTGGCGGGTAGTTGGGATTGGGACATCTTGAAAATCGTAGTTTGTCTGGAAACGAAGAGCCAtgggagagaaagagagaaggaaaggaaaagagggGAAAGGAATGTGAGATGCGTTGCGTTCACCAGCCTGCTGTTAGAAGGAGAATGAGAAGAGGTAAGTAAGAGGCGGTGGGAAATGCGAGTTGCCAAGAAAACAAACACGTGCCCCTCTGTTTTCTGCCGCCATCATCATGCTAGAAGAGGCCAGCGCCGccagcgacgtcgccgccCTCGCCGCCCTCGCCTCCCAACACCCACAGAGCCAGTACAACCGCGCCAAGTATGGCGAACATGGTCCGTGTCCATCGTCCTGACTGTGCTGCCTACAGTGACCGACCGTCTGTCTGCAGGTTCACCCGTCCCATACGCGCCCCTGTCCCTCCATCTCCCAGAGCAGTTTCGCCAGCTGCGCATCCGCCAGCGTCTCACTAGCCAGGCGCACCCGTGGTCGCCCGCACTCCCGACAACCCCCGACCATTTCTTTCCACATCCGACACTCCCCGACCACCCGCCCCCCGCCGCCCCCAATCCCGCCCTCAAAAACTCCGTATCCCATCCTATAAAGTCGGTCTCCGTATGCTCGCCCCGCCCGCCCACATGCCCTGACCCCCTGCAGCATCTCCACCATCGTCCCCCCAGACCTCATTGCTCTCGTCGCCTCCCATGCTCTACTCTCTCCCCCGGATCGACCCACCATCCTCGACCTTCCTCCCCTCTTTTCCCTGTCGCATCTTTCCACCTTTCCCGAGTCTACCTCTACCCTGCTCGTCGGTAACTTCTACCTGTCCTCGTGTCCCGGCAAAAAAGGTCTGTTCCGCTCCCCGTCGCTGCCCTCCTGTGCTCAGACATCCACAGTGCGACTCGACGGCCCTGTCAAGGGAAGAAATGGTGTCTGTCGCGACCTCGATACAGACATGAGACGGATGCGCGCCCTTGGTGTGCGCTGTATAGTCTGGTAAGCCCCGCCATGCTTTCCTGTCTTCTCGGATTGACCCCTTTCCGTAGCTGTTTGGATGATGCTGAACTGGAATTCCTCGGTGTTCCATGGCAAGAATACGAACATGCTGCCAAAAGAATCGGTCTTGATGTTCTTCGGTGCGTGCGACCATGTTTTCTCTCCCAGCTGAATCCTCTatatcttgttgttgtttagTTTACCTATACCTGAAGGCCTGCCGCCTCTGTCCCCAGCATCCTTAGATGTTCATTTAGTTGACCTCATCCACAGGTATACTCTCCAAGGCTTTCCGATACTCGCCCACTGTAGGGGTGGTGTCGGCCGCGCTGGTCTCATTGCATGCTGCTGGATGATTCGGCTCGGACTCTGTGGCTCTACAATACCACCTCAGTCCGAGCATGGTCTTGGCAACTCTTCGCAACAGGTGTTGTCATTTGTCGAGACCGCCATCAACATTGTAAGAGAAAGGCGGAGCCTCAAGGCTATCGAAACCTATGAGCAAGTCAAATTCTTGGTCGACTATGTGGAATTCCTTTGGTATGGAGTACCAACCCCTCAGGAAATCTATACCCCCGTCTGATGTCCCTTGCTGTTAATTTTGATATTTGTTTTTGTGATTTTTTGTTAATCTCTATAATATTTTATCACTAGTTGCCATTGATTTGATTTCAGATACACCTCAAGTTAAACAGGCATATATTTTACACTCTCTACTGTGCTTTTCCACCCCTAAGAAACCACGTTACGTAATGCGAGTTTGATTATCGCTCAGCACTGAAGTCTGCTTGAAGTGTTAATCCCAACATCTATTTGACCAGGAGCGGATTGATGCAAACGCTCTTTAAATTCCACTAAGATGTCGCTAGCTAAAACACAGTTGAAGGCTGCCCGAGACTACATTTCAAAGAAAGACTACATCAATGCGAAAAGGGCAGCAACCCAAGTCTTAGACTTCGAACCTGAAAACTACAACGCGTATGTCGAATTCAAGCTCATTAGTATGTGTATTATCAATTGCGATCTTTTCCATATCTAGTCATGTTTTCCTTGCCTTATCACTATCGGAAATGGGAGAGTTGGATGAGAGCGAGCGAGTAATTTCCCTGACGCCACTCTCATGTTATGTTGACATTTGAGGGCTAATGTGTGATTCAGATCTATCGAAAGGCCACCGAGTTGAACCCGACACAACCTCTCGCATGGCAGGTCAGTATTCCCTTTTACAAGTCGTTTTTTCTTAATTGATATATCTCATCCAATCAGGGAATTTCCAACCTCTATGAGCGACAGAAAGATTGGGATAAGCAAGCTACCACGTTTATCCAGCTACTAACACTGTTTAACAAATCGTGAGTTATGTCTCGAATTCATGCTCTCCATATCTGAATAAAATGGCTTAGTAAAGACGCAATCAAGCTCGCAGAGGTTTTGCAGAAGCTAATATCTTTATATCGCAACCATGGTACCCAAAGCCAAGTAAGTTTTTGCGTGATAGTTTCTATTCATAGAGGGTGTTTATTATCCGCATATACAGTTAATATCTGGTCTTTCATACTATCTTCCCGATTCTGAGTTTTACCCCCTTCTTTTGACCCTTCCACCGCCCGATGCCACAAATCCAGCTGGATCCACCACATTTGATTCTCAAAACGCGATACACAATGGTTTCCGGATTCTCGAAGAAGTATTGTATCTTTCAGAGAAGTTAGAAGATGACACTTTCCAAAAGGAATTAGAGAGACGAAGGACTCGCCTCGGTGCACCTAGTGTAGATATTCTGAGGAAAGAAATCTTCTTGGAGCTTTTCAACGAGTCAAAGGCGAGTTTCATTGGCTTGCTATGGATTGACTATATTCAGTGCGATAATATCTTCAGATACCCTGCCTATATGAATCTATCCTCAACCACCCTAATACTTCTGATGAGGTGCGTGGTGAAGTGGAGGCGAAGCAGCTTAGATATAAGCAAAGACAACTTTTTTCCATACCGCCTTCAAATCAAACCCTTAAATGCAAGGTATACACAGAATTGAAGGAGATTGTAGAAGGGATCGTGCTTCTCAAGAAACCAGATGATCTGGGCTGGAAATTATATTTCGAAGAACAGGATTGTGAAGAAATCCGTAAGCCTTTTTCCATCTGAAAGCATCCGTCTACATTTCAACAAAGCTGTCCAGCTGAATATGGTCGCAATTATGTGCAACAATACATCAGACTTTTTCCGGAATCAGCACTGGCTTCTGCCTTTAAAGGATATTTTTCCTACAGACGGGAGACACTTTtcgaaggtgaagaagatgcggaACTGTATACCTTGACTGACGAAGACCCTGTTGATACCCTACTAGTGAGTATATTTGGTATTTTGAATCACAAAGTTATCTAATCTCAAACCAAAGAACGCCTTTGCCAACTTGCCCGATTCTGTGCTTATGGCCCGATTACTTGGAGATGTATACCTTGAAGAGAAAGACTATGAAAATGCAATTAAAATCTCTAAACAAGGTTTGCAATTATTGAGTCGACTCGAGTTTGATATAGGGAAACATCTATGCAAGTAGGTCGCCCATGGCACAGATAACAGTCGACTTAGCTAAAATTCTGTTAGGACGCGTACAGGCTTCCAGGTGATCCTTGCGACATCTTTGGTACACTTCTTTCCTCCAAAACACCACAAAGAAGCAACTCGTATTGTCGATGACATCCTAACAAGATCTCCCAAGAATGCATTGGCTTTGATGGACCGCGCTTATATCCTACAGGCCGCATCAAGTTGGGCAGAAGCTGGCGCCGTCTTTGTCCAAGTATCTTCCTTGCTTTCTGAACACTCTGAAATTGGTATGCGTGCCAAAGAAGAGAGTGCATGGTGTAAATGCCAATTGGGGCAATACGAAGCAGGCGGGG from Psilocybe cubensis strain MGC-MH-2018 chromosome 2, whole genome shotgun sequence encodes the following:
- a CDS encoding Chitin synthase, class 1, which gives rise to MALRFQTNYDFQDVPIPTTRQPPSTGATIRRAKTLTKPERGVAPVPLINPPHLLPTSPGHPAASSPDDYNGSTPWRIFSRVVTFWAPAVLLSSVGGLKDKAVRQAWREKFALCFIIAILCCVIGFITVGFQKVLCPETVATQFIRYNSTFAHGTLAIRGSIFNVSSAKSPADVNLIDMAQKLPGQDATTFFQRDAAEFKACHGLNFRVAVDPPCSTITPCPLGPINASSTFSGLNIFKTDFIAGYSWDQVATLRSYFVLDGAVINLSPYLATHNNPIPSDNVDTAIRTILRAGAGDSGKDATRLFDNRADLKKALPCIKERYYAGNIDKVTPGCFVSSLFLYAGLIVILGLVFVRFVMACIFNWFLSERLAGPPNSQDLNRSAISPAVMPEGANISVDNTNGTAPWTAGQKRLVKPNKIGQALSSSSSATLINQDATAAPIMSLAQIGAELFAVCLVTCYSEGEESLRTTLDSISTTTYSDARKLLFVVADGMITGAGEKKSTPDICVGLLEADPRFGNPMPMSYTSVGTGAKAQNRAMVYAGHYTVAGRRTPTVIVVKCGTDAESVSDKKPGNRGKRDSQLILMNFFSRVTYNDRMTPLDFDLFRKIHILMGVTPDFFEVCLMVDADTKVFPSSLKHLVNCMHHDQMIMGVCGETRIANKRQSWVTAIQVFEYFISHHLAKAFESVFGGVSCLPGCFSMFRLKARKTNGDDWVPLIIKPEIVKEYSQSEVTTLHQKNLLLLGEDRFLTTILLRTFPNRKMMFLPQARCRTIVPDTFKILLSQRRRWINSTIHNLMELVLVRNLCGTFCFSMQFVVFMDLLGTVVLPIAIALTYALIISMAINPPNTFEEAIPLMLLIAVLGLPAVLILITTRKVVYVFWMLVYLLALPVWNFILPLYAFWHFDDFSWGETRKVEGEGKDTGHGGGGRGGNGPEVPMRRWEDWERSRLRKLKREERRRKDFERTHPSGVFFGSERDFLVAPDTRSQYDGSDTFSLNSSDDDHWGTQIGGYNEHNAQFPPPPVGLILPQDEALQTAKTVGGAELEAMLEMGFDDKPTPPSSTYVPRYQLTDGSTTQLANLSGNGYSPLTRSSSPGGPPLQNTLSPTTPNTPLPHEPSPPRRAPPRSGSGGASRNTPGEKYGPLGPLDPSAKF